GTACAGCCTGTTCATCAGCAGCTAATGCTATCATGTTAGGAGCCCGCATGATCAGGAATGGCCAACTGGACGCTGCCATTGTAGGAGGTACGGACGCCTTGTGCAAGTTTACCCTCAACGGTTTCAATTCACTTATGATTTTGGATAAGGAACACTGCCGTCCTTTTGACGCATCCCGTGCAGGCCTCAACTTAGGAGAAGGAGCCGGATATATTGTCCTTCAATCAGAGAAATTACTCCGGAAAGAGCCTTATTGCTTATTAAGCGGATATTCGAATGTGAATGAAGCTTTTCATCAGACCGGCAGTTCACCCGAAGGAAACGGACCATTCTGGTCCATGACAGAAGCCATAGCTAAAAGTGAAATTTTTCCCGAAGAGATTGATTATATCAATGTACATGGCACAGGAACTCCAAGTAATGATCTTTCAGAAGGACTTGCTATCCGACGGATTTTTGATGATAAAATTCCTCCGTTCAGTTCTGTCAAAGCGTTTATCGGTCATACATTAGGGGCTTCGGAAGGAATTGAAGCGGTTTATTCTGTTCTCTCCGTATATCATGGTTTCATCTATCCCAATCTGAACTTCAAAGAACCTATAGAAGAAAACATGTTGATGCCCGAAACCTCATTCCGCGAGGGACTACCCATTCGTAATGTACTATCGAATTCATTTGGATTCGGTGGAAATGATTCTTCGATCCTGTTTTCCACATTAAAAGAGAGATGATGCTACCTGTCTATATCAATCATATTGCTACTATTCACGCGGATACTGCTTCCGGAGAATCCCTTTATTTATCCGCCAACGAACCGGATTACAAGAGTATTATCACAAATGCCGCACTACGGAGGCGTATGAGCCGGATCATCAAAATGGGAGTTGCCTGCGGATTGGAATGTATCAGTACCCTACCTTCCGAAAAAGTACATGCGATCATCACTGCAACCGGACTCGGATGCCTGGCAGATACAGAGAAGTTTCTGAATACAATCATTGAGAATAAAGAACAACTACTGAACCCAACCCCCTTTATCCAGTCAACCTTCAATACCATCGGAGCTCAAATAGCATTACTCCGCCAGATACATGCTTACAACATGACGTATGTACACCGGGGATTGAGTTTCGAAAGTGCACTATTGGACGGTATGATGAGAATCTGGGAAGGTGATGAAAATGTCCTTGTAGGAGCTATTGATGAAATCACCCCTAACAGCCACGCCATACAACAACGTCTGGGACTACTAAGAGGCATACAAGCAGGCGAAGGTGCCCAGTTCTTCCTGCTGGGACGAGAAGCCACCGAATCCACATTAGCAGAACTTGCCGGTATATCGACTTTTATTCATGCGAACAGTACGCAGGAAGTAGCCGAAAAGGTTCATTGCTTTTTGCAAAGCAACCGATTAACTGCCGGACAAATCGATTGGTTTGTTACCGGTAAGAATGGAAACTCAAAAGAAGATACCCTGTATACTGATTTAGAAAACGACTTGTTCCCCACAGCAACATGCAGCATCTTTAAGAATGAATGTGGTGAATATCCTACGGCATCTTCCTTTGCTTTATGGAAAGTGGCTAAAACTTTTGAAGAGAATCTAAATCCGGGACGGACAGTTCTGATATATAATCATTATCACTCCATTAACCATTCACTTATTTTAATCCGGAAAAGACAATGATAGTAGAAATCCTGATCACATTACTGATTATCTTTCTCGTCTACGCATCTTGCAACATCCGTTCTAACATCTATCTCAAGGTATTTTGCAAGAAACAGACTGAAGATAAAATTGTAGCTATCACCTTTGATGATGGACCGGACCCGGTACAAACCCCCAAAGTATTACAAGTACTCAAAGAACAACAAATACCGGCTTGTTTCTTCTGCATCGGTCACAAAGTACAAGAGAATGAAGAGTTGATCCGACAAATCATCAACGAAGGACATCTGATTGGTAATCATTCCTTTACCCATACCAATCATTTTCCCTTGTACAGTCTGTCGCGGATGAAAAAAGACTTGCAAGCTTGCCAGTTTGCATTAGAACGAGTAACTTCGCAGAAAATCAAGTTATTCCGCTCACCGTTTGGAGTCACAAATCCTACTATAGCAAAAGCTGTCCGCATATTGGGATACACTCCTGTTGGCTGGAATATCAGAACACTCGATACACTGCAACCTTCCAAAGAGAAGGTTTTGAAGCGTATTCAGAAAAGGTTACGCCCCGGTTCTATCATCCTTCTACACGATCGGATGCCGGACAGTGACCTGTTATTAAAAGAGATACTTAACTTAATTAAAGAACAGGGATATACAGTTGTCCGTCTGGACAGCATGTTGTAAAAGCATTATGAGAACCATACTAATAACATTATCAATGATATTGGGCATTTCCTATACCCATGCCCAGACAATGAAGAAGCTAATCCATACCCAGGATTTTGAAAACCGTCTGGCAAAGGAAGCACAAACCATGCAGTCCATTGAAAGTGACTTTACACAAGTGAAGTATTTGGATATTCTGGATGAGAAAGTAACCTCCAAAGGAAAGTTCTATTATCAAAAGAGCGGCAAAATACGTATGGAGTACGCCCAACCCATCAACTACCTAATAGTTATAAACGACTCCCGGCTTAAAATTGTATCGGACGGTAAAAAGAGCGTTATGAGCCTAACCGCCAATAAGATGATGAATCAAATGCA
The nucleotide sequence above comes from Bacteroides intestinalis DSM 17393. Encoded proteins:
- a CDS encoding beta-ketoacyl synthase chain length factor — protein: MLPVYINHIATIHADTASGESLYLSANEPDYKSIITNAALRRRMSRIIKMGVACGLECISTLPSEKVHAIITATGLGCLADTEKFLNTIIENKEQLLNPTPFIQSTFNTIGAQIALLRQIHAYNMTYVHRGLSFESALLDGMMRIWEGDENVLVGAIDEITPNSHAIQQRLGLLRGIQAGEGAQFFLLGREATESTLAELAGISTFIHANSTQEVAEKVHCFLQSNRLTAGQIDWFVTGKNGNSKEDTLYTDLENDLFPTATCSIFKNECGEYPTASSFALWKVAKTFEENLNPGRTVLIYNHYHSINHSLILIRKRQ
- a CDS encoding polysaccharide deacetylase family protein — its product is MIVEILITLLIIFLVYASCNIRSNIYLKVFCKKQTEDKIVAITFDDGPDPVQTPKVLQVLKEQQIPACFFCIGHKVQENEELIRQIINEGHLIGNHSFTHTNHFPLYSLSRMKKDLQACQFALERVTSQKIKLFRSPFGVTNPTIAKAVRILGYTPVGWNIRTLDTLQPSKEKVLKRIQKRLRPGSIILLHDRMPDSDLLLKEILNLIKEQGYTVVRLDSML
- a CDS encoding LolA family protein, which translates into the protein MRTILITLSMILGISYTHAQTMKKLIHTQDFENRLAKEAQTMQSIESDFTQVKYLDILDEKVTSKGKFYYQKSGKIRMEYAQPINYLIVINDSRLKIVSDGKKSVMSLTANKMMNQMQDMLTACMIGDLSKMSSDYKLEYFENDSYYIVKIKPVNKAIQAYISEIEIYLDKKDMSVYKLRLSETATNYTEYEFYNKRFNALKDETKFSIR
- a CDS encoding beta-ketoacyl-[acyl-carrier-protein] synthase family protein — its product is MKIYVTGLGVVSGIGLGVAENIASLRKHQHGMGKVTLFPTELDVPVSEVKYSNEELKQLLSLDIQKTFSRTALLGMLAAREAVDDARLDLNTLRVGLISSTSVGGMDLSEHFYNAFKKDNRKGRLREVISHDCGASTEMIADYLKVNDFVTTISTACSSAANAIMLGARMIRNGQLDAAIVGGTDALCKFTLNGFNSLMILDKEHCRPFDASRAGLNLGEGAGYIVLQSEKLLRKEPYCLLSGYSNVNEAFHQTGSSPEGNGPFWSMTEAIAKSEIFPEEIDYINVHGTGTPSNDLSEGLAIRRIFDDKIPPFSSVKAFIGHTLGASEGIEAVYSVLSVYHGFIYPNLNFKEPIEENMLMPETSFREGLPIRNVLSNSFGFGGNDSSILFSTLKER